Proteins from one Prosthecomicrobium sp. N25 genomic window:
- a CDS encoding type III secretion system chaperone, whose amino-acid sequence MSRAFEQSVSALWRSLDLPAPDLGRGPRVVLSIDGVEVSLEETPDGAGIWVSARIGRLSEDTGLRARQVSRLLRLGLGLVVGNRGCVVLDPQTRSTVTVEAAVPYGAATPPRLQETVQDVVYQAEILGAELRPGAAAPARPAPVSSERIGEDLIFRP is encoded by the coding sequence ATGAGCCGCGCCTTCGAGCAGTCCGTGTCCGCCCTGTGGCGGTCTCTCGACCTTCCCGCACCCGACCTCGGCCGCGGCCCGCGCGTGGTCCTGTCGATCGACGGCGTCGAGGTCTCTCTGGAGGAAACACCGGACGGCGCCGGGATCTGGGTGTCGGCGCGGATCGGGCGGCTCTCGGAGGACACGGGGTTGCGCGCCCGGCAGGTCTCGCGCCTGCTCCGGCTCGGGTTGGGCCTCGTCGTCGGCAACCGGGGCTGCGTCGTGCTCGACCCGCAGACGCGGTCGACCGTGACGGTCGAGGCCGCCGTCCCGTATGGCGCGGCCACGCCACCCCGTCTGCAGGAGACGGTGCAGGACGTGGTCTACCAGGCCGAGATCCTGGGCGCCGAACTCCGGCCGGGCGCCGCCGCGCCCGCGCGGCCGGCCCCCGTCTCGTCCGAACGCATCGGCGAGGACCTCATTTTCCGGCCGTAG